A genomic stretch from Kovacikia minuta CCNUW1 includes:
- a CDS encoding response regulator, which produces MQLTLYHMLDQPPTEAPCIFVLEPDDDVRPALRDNLHHWGYQVIIAIDEEDALQRAQGGRKPFNLILLSQSGQSIDELMAIGRSIRQSTEMGSQTPILVMADDYGADLEGRDIQIGEHEYVTYLEDGEQLKGILQQLCPLREG; this is translated from the coding sequence ATGCAGTTAACCCTTTATCACATGCTGGATCAGCCACCCACGGAAGCGCCCTGCATTTTCGTCCTTGAACCGGATGATGATGTTCGACCTGCACTCAGGGATAACCTGCACCATTGGGGTTATCAGGTCATTATCGCGATCGATGAAGAGGATGCCCTCCAGCGCGCTCAGGGAGGACGGAAACCCTTTAACTTGATTTTGCTCAGCCAGAGCGGCCAATCCATTGATGAATTGATGGCGATCGGGCGAAGCATTCGCCAAAGCACAGAAATGGGCAGCCAGACCCCCATCCTTGTCATGGCGGATGATTATGGGGCAGACCTCGAAGGTCGAGACATCCAGATAGGCGAGCACGAGTATGTGACCTATCTGGAAGATGGGGAACAGTTAAAGGGTATCCTTCAGCAGTTGTGCCCCCTCCGGGAAGGCTGA
- a CDS encoding response regulator: MLVVDSDPDSCELLTALFAQYGIETTIATCAREAIEQIQQAQPDLLISEIFLPDEDGYSLIRQVKILETTLHVQIPAIALTTVFSEERDRIYTSAAGFCRYLLKPFDIDTLMTTIACLTGKAQYRAANACC; the protein is encoded by the coding sequence GTGCTTGTTGTAGATTCTGATCCTGATTCCTGTGAGCTACTGACAGCTTTGTTTGCCCAGTATGGAATTGAGACAACTATCGCAACCTGTGCCCGTGAGGCGATCGAACAGATACAGCAAGCTCAACCTGACCTCCTGATTAGCGAAATTTTCCTGCCCGACGAAGACGGATATTCCCTGATCCGTCAAGTAAAAATCCTGGAGACGACGCTTCATGTTCAGATTCCAGCGATCGCCTTGACTACGGTATTCAGCGAGGAACGCGATCGAATTTATACCTCTGCGGCGGGGTTTTGCAGGTACTTACTGAAGCCATTTGACATTGATACGTTAATGACGACCATCGCCTGCCTCACTGGAAAAGCGCAATATAGGGCGGCAAATGCTTGTTGCTAG
- a CDS encoding Crp/Fnr family transcriptional regulator has translation MYAGNQILTALPVDVLDQLAPHFKPVTLAQGESIYRPGDILTHLYFPINCLISITITMQNGAIAEVGMVGNRDVLGIHAFIGSREIIQTDCVVQIAGDAVKIDTKVLWQEVDHNRELRDLLLRYAQAFLAQVSQTAACNSLHTLEQRLPRWLLEVQSRIGSNELPLTQEFIALMLGVRRAGVTQMAQKLQERKLIRYHRGHVQILNQAGLEASACECFKTVKAQYDRLLGEK, from the coding sequence ATGTACGCCGGAAACCAGATATTGACTGCACTTCCTGTTGATGTTCTCGATCAGCTGGCACCCCATTTCAAGCCGGTGACCTTAGCTCAAGGTGAATCGATTTATCGACCCGGTGATATCTTGACCCATCTTTATTTTCCAATCAACTGCCTCATTTCCATCACGATCACAATGCAAAACGGTGCAATCGCAGAGGTGGGGATGGTGGGTAATCGGGATGTTTTGGGTATTCATGCGTTTATCGGCAGCAGGGAAATTATTCAGACCGATTGTGTCGTTCAGATTGCTGGTGATGCGGTGAAGATTGATACGAAAGTGTTGTGGCAGGAGGTCGATCATAATCGTGAACTGCGCGACTTGCTCCTCCGCTATGCCCAGGCATTTCTGGCGCAGGTTTCCCAGACGGCAGCTTGCAACTCCCTCCACACCCTGGAGCAGCGCCTACCGCGCTGGTTACTCGAAGTGCAGTCACGCATTGGTTCCAATGAGCTACCACTGACCCAGGAATTTATCGCCCTGATGCTAGGGGTGCGACGGGCAGGGGTGACCCAAATGGCCCAAAAACTGCAAGAGCGAAAACTGATTCGCTACCATCGGGGGCATGTCCAGATTCTCAATCAGGCTGGGCTGGAAGCTTCTGCCTGTGAATGTTTCAAAACCGTCAAAGCTCAATATGACCGTCTACTAGGAGAAAAATAA